One window of Mediterraneibacter gnavus ATCC 29149 genomic DNA carries:
- a CDS encoding MATE family efflux transporter, with translation MERENDFSQGSIAKNILNLAVPMTLAQLINVLYSVVDRVYIGHLQGVSANALTGIGLALPIITIITAFANLFGMGGAPLCSIARGSHEEEKAEKVMGNSFSMLLFTGGLLMGICLIFRKTLLYLFGASSATFPYANAYISIYLCGTVFVMISLGMNQFINSQGFGKIGMLTVMLGAFTNIVLDPILIFGLDMGVQGAALATVISQGLSAAWVMKFLTGKKAILRLSKRAMHLEWKLVKEIIFLGTSGFVMSVTNGFVQIVCNATLQRYGGDIYVGIMTVINSVREIVTMPVTGLTAASQPVIGYNYGAGCYQRVKSAIRFTAVGCIVFTTVVWAVLFLEPRFFLQMFTKEPGILQYGVSAMRIYFCGIFMMALQFAGQSTAVALNRAKQAVFFSLFRKVIIVIPLTMLLPMIGNLGTDGVFWAEPISNVIGGTACFVTMLLTIWPKLREGSCCSQ, from the coding sequence ATGGAAAGAGAAAATGATTTCAGTCAGGGAAGCATTGCAAAGAATATTTTAAATCTTGCAGTTCCCATGACGCTGGCACAACTGATCAATGTCCTGTACAGTGTGGTAGACAGAGTCTATATCGGACACTTACAGGGCGTATCTGCGAATGCACTGACGGGAATTGGTCTGGCACTTCCGATTATTACAATCATCACGGCATTTGCTAATTTATTTGGAATGGGAGGAGCACCCCTTTGTTCCATTGCAAGAGGCAGCCATGAAGAAGAAAAGGCAGAGAAGGTGATGGGAAATTCGTTTTCGATGCTTCTTTTCACAGGGGGACTTCTGATGGGAATCTGTCTTATATTCCGAAAAACGCTGTTGTATCTGTTTGGAGCGAGCAGTGCGACATTTCCGTATGCAAACGCATACATCAGTATCTATCTGTGCGGAACCGTGTTTGTCATGATCAGTCTGGGGATGAATCAGTTCATCAATTCTCAGGGATTTGGGAAAATCGGAATGCTCACGGTAATGCTTGGCGCATTTACCAATATTGTGCTGGATCCGATCCTGATTTTCGGACTGGATATGGGAGTACAGGGAGCAGCTCTTGCAACGGTGATCTCCCAGGGATTATCTGCAGCCTGGGTGATGAAGTTTCTGACAGGGAAGAAAGCGATTCTTCGACTCTCCAAAAGAGCAATGCATCTGGAGTGGAAGCTTGTAAAAGAAATCATCTTTCTGGGAACATCGGGATTTGTGATGTCTGTTACAAACGGGTTTGTACAGATTGTGTGTAATGCAACGCTCCAGAGGTACGGGGGTGATATTTACGTTGGGATTATGACAGTGATCAACTCGGTGCGGGAAATTGTGACAATGCCGGTGACAGGACTGACGGCGGCATCGCAGCCTGTGATTGGATATAATTACGGGGCAGGGTGTTATCAGAGAGTAAAATCTGCAATCCGTTTTACGGCGGTCGGATGTATTGTTTTTACAACGGTTGTCTGGGCAGTGTTATTTTTAGAACCTCGTTTCTTTCTTCAGATGTTTACCAAAGAACCGGGAATTTTGCAGTACGGTGTTTCTGCCATGCGGATCTATTTTTGTGGAATCTTTATGATGGCGCTGCAGTTTGCGGGACAGTCTACAGCGGTTGCGTTAAACCGTGCGAAACAGGCCGTCTTTTTTTCTCTGTTTCGAAAGGTCATCATTGTCATTCCGTTGACCATGCTGCTTCCAATGATCGGAAATCTGGGGACAGATGGAGTGTTTTGGGCAGAACCGATTTCCAATGTTATTGGCGGTACGGCATGTTTTGTAACCATGTTGCTTACAATCTGGCCAAAGCTGAGAGAAGGAAGTTGCTGTTCGCAGTAA
- the ilvC gene encoding ketol-acid reductoisomerase: MAAKLYYQEDCNLSVLEGQTIAIIGYGSQGHAHALNLKESGCNVIIGLYEGSKSWAKAEAQGFEVFTAAEAAKKADVIMILINDEKQAAMYKNDIEPNLEEGNMLMFAHGFAIHFGQIVPPANVDVTMIAPKAPGHTVRSEYQAGKGTPCLVAVEQDYTGKALDRALAYGLAIGGARAGLLETDFRTETETDLFGEQAVLCGGVCALMQAGFETLCEAGYDPRNAYFECIHEMKLIVDLIYQSGFAGMRYSISNTAEYGDYITGPKIITEDTKKAMKKILSDIQDGTFAKDFLLDMSPAGGQAHFRAMRKLASEHPSEKVGAEIRKLYSWSDEDKLINN; the protein is encoded by the coding sequence ATGGCAGCAAAACTTTATTATCAGGAAGATTGTAACCTTTCCGTATTAGAGGGACAGACAATTGCGATTATCGGATATGGAAGTCAGGGACACGCACATGCATTGAATTTAAAGGAATCCGGATGCAACGTCATCATCGGACTTTACGAAGGCAGCAAATCCTGGGCAAAAGCAGAAGCACAGGGATTTGAAGTATTTACAGCAGCAGAGGCAGCGAAAAAAGCAGATGTGATCATGATTCTGATCAATGATGAAAAACAGGCTGCAATGTATAAAAATGATATTGAGCCGAACCTGGAAGAAGGAAACATGCTGATGTTTGCACATGGTTTTGCGATCCATTTCGGACAGATCGTACCTCCTGCAAATGTAGATGTTACGATGATCGCGCCAAAAGCACCGGGACATACAGTAAGAAGTGAATATCAGGCAGGTAAGGGAACTCCTTGTCTGGTAGCAGTAGAGCAGGATTACACAGGAAAAGCACTGGATCGTGCACTTGCATATGGTCTTGCGATCGGTGGAGCAAGAGCAGGACTTCTGGAGACAGATTTCAGAACAGAGACAGAGACAGACCTTTTCGGAGAGCAGGCAGTACTTTGCGGTGGTGTATGCGCATTGATGCAGGCAGGATTCGAGACACTGTGTGAAGCGGGATACGATCCAAGAAATGCATACTTTGAGTGTATCCATGAGATGAAACTGATCGTAGATCTGATCTATCAGTCCGGATTTGCAGGAATGAGATACTCTATTTCCAATACAGCAGAATATGGTGATTACATTACAGGACCAAAGATCATCACAGAAGATACAAAGAAAGCAATGAAAAAAATTCTTTCCGATATTCAGGATGGAACATTTGCAAAAGACTTCCTGCTTGATATGTCACCAGCCGGTGGTCAGGCACACTTCAGAGCAATGAGAAAACTGGCATCTGAACATCCATCAGAAAAAGTAGGAGCAGAAATCAGAAAACTCTACAGCTGGAGTGATGAAGATAAACTGATCAACAACTAA
- the ilvN gene encoding acetolactate synthase small subunit, which yields MRKQVYSLLVDNNPGVLSRIAGLFSRRGYSIDSITAGTTADPRFTRITVVASGDELILSQIENQVRKLEDVIEIKLLKDGESVFRELIMIKVRVTAAQRGEINSIADIFRAKIVDVQEESMIIELTGTQSKLEGFMNLLKGYEILELARTGITGLSRGCEDVTYIG from the coding sequence ATGAGAAAACAGGTTTATTCTCTTTTGGTCGATAACAATCCGGGTGTTCTGAGCAGAATTGCAGGTCTGTTCAGCCGAAGAGGATACAGTATCGACAGTATTACAGCCGGAACGACGGCAGATCCGAGATTTACCAGAATTACAGTGGTGGCATCCGGAGACGAGCTGATTTTATCGCAGATTGAAAATCAGGTCAGAAAACTGGAAGATGTCATTGAGATCAAGCTGTTAAAGGATGGAGAATCTGTATTTCGCGAACTGATTATGATAAAGGTTCGCGTGACAGCAGCACAGAGAGGTGAGATCAATTCCATTGCGGATATTTTCCGTGCGAAGATCGTGGATGTACAGGAGGAGTCCATGATCATCGAACTGACAGGGACACAGTCCAAACTGGAAGGCTTTATGAACCTTCTGAAAGGGTATGAGATTCTGGAACTGGCAAGAACCGGTATCACAGGATTGTCCAGAGGCTGTGAAGATGTTACATATATTGGCTAG
- a CDS encoding MBL fold metallo-hydrolase: MKDWFTVEKIDEDTYAISEYQHWEETHCYLLCGTKRALLIDTGLGVANIKEVVDKLTMLPIFVVTTHVHWDHIGGHQYFENIGVHILEKDWISEKFPISLQQVKRNLTCRECQFPEEFDLEKYQLFQGDVQSTFSDGEIFNLGERTVQVVHTPGHSPGHHSFSISTDLADRIESACRKLDKEKKWKQGSGIFDFGDFKIHL, translated from the coding sequence GTGAAGGACTGGTTTACGGTAGAAAAAATTGATGAAGATACATATGCAATTAGTGAATATCAGCACTGGGAAGAAACACATTGTTATCTGTTGTGTGGCACGAAAAGAGCACTTCTGATTGATACAGGTTTGGGAGTGGCTAATATCAAAGAAGTTGTTGATAAACTGACAATGCTTCCAATCTTTGTTGTAACGACTCATGTTCACTGGGATCATATAGGAGGACATCAATATTTTGAAAATATTGGCGTCCACATTTTGGAGAAAGATTGGATATCAGAGAAATTTCCGATATCGCTGCAGCAGGTGAAAAGGAATCTGACCTGCCGGGAGTGTCAGTTTCCAGAAGAATTTGATTTGGAAAAGTATCAGTTATTTCAAGGAGATGTGCAGAGTACGTTTTCTGATGGGGAAATTTTCAATCTGGGAGAACGAACGGTGCAAGTTGTTCATACCCCGGGACATTCACCGGGACATCACAGCTTTTCGATTTCAACAGATTTGGCAGACAGGATTGAAAGTGCATGCAGAAAATTAGACAAAGAAAAGAAGTGGAAACAGGGAAGCGGAATCTTTGATTTTGGAGATTTTAAAATTCATCTTTAA
- a CDS encoding GNAT family N-acetyltransferase, with amino-acid sequence MEHQGTKTIETERLILRKFTADDLSAIFHNWTSDEKVTEFLRWPTHKSIDITKRVLESWLLEYEKPDFYQWAIIPKEIGEPIGTISVIELNEKTEKVHIGYCLGSRWWHCGFTSEAFTAVIAFLFEEVKVNRIETWHDPQNPNSGKVMQKCGLIYEGTLRQADWNNKGIVDACVYGILASDYRANKK; translated from the coding sequence ATGGAGCATCAAGGAACAAAAACCATTGAGACAGAACGACTGATTTTAAGAAAGTTTACTGCGGATGATCTTTCTGCGATCTTTCATAACTGGACCAGTGACGAAAAAGTAACCGAATTTTTAAGATGGCCAACGCACAAAAGCATTGACATCACCAAACGAGTTCTGGAAAGTTGGCTTTTGGAGTACGAAAAACCAGACTTTTACCAATGGGCCATTATTCCAAAAGAAATCGGCGAACCTATCGGTACCATTTCTGTAATTGAACTAAATGAAAAAACAGAAAAAGTTCATATCGGATACTGCCTTGGCAGCCGCTGGTGGCACTGCGGATTTACAAGCGAAGCCTTTACAGCAGTCATTGCCTTTCTTTTTGAAGAAGTAAAAGTAAACCGAATTGAAACCTGGCACGATCCCCAAAATCCAAATTCCGGAAAAGTCATGCAAAAATGCGGCCTGATTTATGAGGGCACTTTAAGACAAGCCGACTGGAATAACAAAGGAATTGTAGATGCCTGTGTATATGGAATTCTGGCATCTGACTACCGGGCCAACAAAAAGTAA
- the galE gene encoding UDP-glucose 4-epimerase GalE, with amino-acid sequence MAILVAGGAGYIGSHTCVELLERGYEVVVVDNLYNSSEVALERVQEITGKTLKFYKGDILNREDLEPIFENEEIEAVINFAGLKAVGESVEKPWEYYHNNITGTLILCDVMRKHGCKNMIFSSSATVYGDPAEIPITEKCPKGEITNPYGRTKGMLEQILTDLHTGDPEWNIMLLRYFNPIGAHKSGKIGEDPKGIPNNLVPYIAQVAVGKLDRLGVFGDDYNTPDGTGVRDYIHVVDLAIGHVKAIERMKKAKGVHIYNLGTGVGYSVLDVVKAYEKACGKEIPYEIKPRRAGDIATCYCDAAKAKEELGWVAERGIEEMCEDSWRWQSANPDGYRS; translated from the coding sequence ATGGCAATTTTAGTAGCAGGCGGAGCAGGATATATCGGCAGCCACACATGTGTGGAACTTTTGGAACGTGGATATGAGGTAGTAGTAGTAGACAATCTTTACAATTCCAGTGAAGTTGCGCTGGAAAGAGTGCAGGAGATCACTGGAAAAACTTTGAAATTTTACAAAGGAGATATTTTAAACAGAGAAGATCTGGAGCCGATCTTTGAAAATGAAGAGATCGAGGCAGTGATCAACTTTGCAGGACTCAAAGCAGTCGGAGAATCTGTAGAAAAGCCTTGGGAATACTATCACAACAACATTACAGGAACATTGATTCTTTGTGATGTGATGAGAAAACACGGATGCAAGAACATGATCTTCAGTTCTTCCGCAACAGTATACGGAGATCCGGCAGAGATCCCGATCACAGAAAAGTGTCCGAAAGGAGAAATCACCAACCCATACGGACGTACAAAAGGAATGTTGGAGCAGATTCTGACAGATCTTCACACAGGAGATCCGGAGTGGAATATTATGCTGCTTCGTTACTTTAACCCGATCGGGGCACACAAATCCGGAAAGATCGGAGAAGATCCGAAAGGAATCCCGAACAATCTGGTGCCATATATTGCACAGGTTGCAGTTGGAAAACTGGATCGTCTGGGAGTGTTTGGCGATGACTACAATACACCGGATGGAACAGGTGTCAGAGATTATATCCATGTAGTCGATCTGGCGATCGGTCATGTAAAAGCGATCGAGAGAATGAAGAAAGCGAAAGGTGTTCACATTTACAACCTGGGAACAGGCGTTGGATACAGCGTACTGGATGTCGTGAAAGCATACGAAAAAGCATGCGGCAAGGAGATTCCGTATGAAATCAAACCTCGCCGTGCCGGTGATATTGCAACATGCTACTGTGATGCTGCAAAAGCGAAGGAAGAGCTTGGATGGGTGGCAGAACGCGGAATTGAAGAGATGTGTGAAGATTCCTGGAGATGGCAGTCTGCAAATCCGGATGGATACAGATCATAA
- a CDS encoding sugar phosphate nucleotidyltransferase, with product MKKPVLVIMAAGMGSRYGGLKQIDPVDEDGHIIIDFSIYDAKRAGFEKVVFIIRREHEEDFRKSIGDRVSKFMEVEYVYQELENLPEGFSVPEGRTKPFGTGHAILSCKDVVDGPFAVINADDYYGVNAYKMIYDYLSSGEDNEKYRYAMVGYMLSNTLTENGYVSRGICDTDENQCLTGITERTHIEKTKDGAAFTEDDGKTWVPVALDTTVSMNLFGFTASMLKELESRFSAFLTENLEKNPMKCEYFLPAVVGDLIGEGKAEVKVLKSADRWYGVTYKEDKETVVNAIRSMKEEGIYPKNLWK from the coding sequence ATGAAAAAGCCTGTTTTAGTGATTATGGCAGCAGGAATGGGAAGCAGATATGGAGGGTTGAAACAGATTGACCCGGTAGATGAAGATGGACATATTATCATTGATTTTTCAATTTATGATGCAAAAAGAGCAGGATTTGAAAAAGTTGTCTTCATTATCAGAAGAGAGCACGAAGAAGACTTTAGAAAGAGTATCGGGGACAGAGTCAGCAAGTTCATGGAAGTAGAATATGTATACCAGGAACTGGAGAACCTGCCGGAAGGATTTTCTGTACCGGAAGGAAGAACGAAGCCTTTTGGAACAGGACATGCGATTTTGAGTTGTAAAGATGTAGTGGATGGTCCGTTTGCCGTGATCAATGCAGATGATTACTATGGAGTCAATGCATATAAGATGATCTATGACTATCTTTCATCAGGAGAAGACAATGAGAAGTACCGTTATGCAATGGTTGGATATATGCTGAGTAATACGCTGACAGAGAACGGATATGTTTCCCGTGGAATCTGTGACACAGATGAGAATCAGTGCCTGACAGGTATTACAGAGCGTACACACATCGAGAAGACAAAAGACGGAGCAGCATTTACAGAGGATGATGGCAAGACATGGGTTCCTGTAGCATTGGATACGACAGTTTCCATGAACCTGTTTGGATTTACTGCGAGTATGTTAAAGGAACTGGAGAGCAGATTTTCCGCATTTTTGACAGAGAATCTGGAGAAGAATCCGATGAAATGCGAATACTTTCTTCCGGCAGTCGTAGGCGATCTGATCGGAGAAGGAAAAGCCGAAGTAAAAGTGCTCAAATCAGCAGACAGATGGTATGGAGTTACATATAAAGAAGATAAAGAAACAGTTGTGAATGCAATCCGCAGTATGAAAGAGGAAGGAATCTATCCGAAAAATCTGTGGAAATAA
- a CDS encoding ABC-F family ATP-binding cassette domain-containing protein, with the protein MNLLNIEHISKIYGEKIIFDDASFGVQEGDKIGIVGINGTGKTTLLRMIAGTEVPDDGQIIRQNGMKIAHLTQNPVFPEGATILSYVQSVAEDMEWRVQSNLNTLGITDHTMKIEHLSGGQKRRVAMAKVLAEDFDLLLLDEPTNHLDGEMISWLEGYLRAYRGTVIMVTHDRYFLDQVTNRILEISHGKMYSYDANYTTFLELKAQREEMELASERKRQSILRMELEWAKRGCLARTTKQKARLERLESLKNGSAPVTDDTITLDSVETRMGKKTMELHHVSKSYGEKVLVRDFSYTVLKNQKLGIIGPNGCGKSTLIKMMAGLVQPDSGTIEVGETVKIGYFAQEEQEMDDSQRVIDYVKEIGEYIVTRDGRISASQLLERFLFTPDMQYAPIGKLSGGEKRRLYLLGILAQNINLLLIDEAGNYLDIPTLTILEDYLNSFQGIVITISHDRYFLDNVVDRIFEFDGNGHLQQYEGGYTDYLEAKKKRASHAVQPEEKPEMTKSKNTAKTWKQNSPVKLKFSFKEAREYETIDDDIASLEEQLEKLEQDILKNATNSVKLSELVQQKEETQAALDEKMERWVYLSDLAEKIESQKNGQPA; encoded by the coding sequence ATGAACCTGTTAAATATTGAACATATCAGTAAAATATATGGAGAAAAAATAATTTTTGATGACGCGTCTTTTGGAGTGCAGGAGGGAGACAAGATTGGGATCGTTGGGATCAACGGGACCGGCAAGACGACTCTTCTGCGGATGATCGCGGGAACAGAGGTGCCGGATGATGGACAGATCATCCGGCAGAATGGCATGAAGATTGCCCATCTGACTCAGAATCCCGTATTTCCGGAAGGCGCGACTATTTTATCTTATGTGCAGAGTGTGGCAGAAGATATGGAGTGGAGAGTACAGAGCAATCTGAATACACTCGGAATCACAGATCATACAATGAAGATTGAGCATCTTTCCGGCGGACAGAAGAGAAGAGTGGCAATGGCAAAGGTTCTGGCAGAGGACTTTGATCTGCTTCTTCTGGACGAGCCCACCAATCATCTGGATGGAGAAATGATCTCCTGGCTGGAAGGGTATCTGCGGGCATACCGTGGAACGGTCATTATGGTCACACATGACCGCTATTTTCTGGATCAGGTCACAAACCGGATTCTGGAGATCAGCCATGGAAAGATGTACAGCTATGATGCCAATTACACAACGTTCCTGGAACTGAAAGCCCAGAGGGAGGAGATGGAACTGGCATCCGAGCGAAAACGGCAGAGCATCCTGCGTATGGAGCTGGAATGGGCAAAACGAGGATGCCTGGCAAGAACAACGAAGCAGAAAGCACGTCTGGAGCGTCTGGAAAGTCTGAAAAACGGCAGTGCTCCGGTGACAGATGATACGATCACGCTGGATTCGGTAGAAACCCGCATGGGAAAGAAGACGATGGAGCTTCACCATGTCAGTAAATCATATGGGGAAAAGGTACTGGTCAGAGATTTTTCTTATACAGTACTCAAAAATCAAAAGCTTGGAATCATCGGACCAAACGGCTGTGGAAAATCGACCCTGATCAAAATGATGGCGGGGCTGGTTCAGCCGGATTCCGGGACGATTGAAGTGGGAGAGACTGTCAAGATCGGATATTTTGCACAGGAAGAACAGGAGATGGATGACAGCCAGAGAGTCATTGACTATGTCAAAGAGATCGGCGAATATATTGTCACCAGAGATGGCAGAATCAGCGCATCGCAGCTTCTGGAGCGGTTTTTGTTTACTCCGGATATGCAATATGCGCCGATCGGGAAATTGTCGGGAGGAGAGAAAAGAAGACTGTATCTTCTGGGGATTCTGGCACAGAATATCAATCTGCTTCTGATCGATGAAGCGGGAAACTATCTGGATATTCCGACACTGACGATTCTGGAAGATTATCTGAATTCCTTTCAGGGGATTGTGATCACGATTTCCCATGACCGCTACTTTTTGGATAATGTGGTAGATCGGATTTTTGAGTTTGACGGAAACGGACATCTGCAGCAGTATGAGGGCGGATATACGGATTATCTGGAAGCGAAAAAGAAAAGAGCATCGCATGCAGTGCAGCCGGAAGAAAAGCCAGAGATGACAAAGTCCAAAAATACTGCAAAAACATGGAAACAGAACAGTCCGGTAAAATTAAAATTCTCATTTAAAGAAGCACGGGAATACGAGACAATCGATGATGATATTGCATCTCTGGAGGAACAGTTGGAGAAACTGGAGCAGGATATTCTGAAAAATGCAACAAACTCGGTAAAACTTTCCGAACTGGTACAGCAAAAAGAGGAAACACAGGCAGCGTTAGATGAAAAAATGGAACGCTGGGTTTATCTTAGCGACCTGGCAGAAAAGATCGAGAGCCAGAAAAACGGACAGCCTGCTTGA
- a CDS encoding DUF4118 domain-containing protein — MTEENRPDPGLLLKKLQYEEKEKEKQTKGKLKIFLGYAAGSGKTYAMLEAAHEAKKHQVDVVAGYIEPHARPDTQAMAEGLEEIPPLMVDYKGIQLREFNLDAALERKPKLILVDELAHTNVRGSRNEKRYQDVRELLRAGINVYTTMNIQHLESLNDLVGNITNIEVKERVPDSVFDQADQVEVIDIEPEDLIERMKEGKIYGPVQAERALENFFRREKLVALREIALRRSADRVNRIAEEERNILGNTGYHTGEHILACISAAPSSAKVIRTAARLSYAFHAQFTALYVETPAMQEAGEKTKQTLKSHLELAKALGAKIVTVYGEDAAYQIAEYAIVSNVSKVVMGRTNHRGIWRRPRIEVMEKLTHMAPNIDVYIIPDIRKATHKREVQIQRRRKTSWKNVFLDLAEITGVMAVATLAAYVLWLFRLPESNIIMIYILGILLSSYIANKKIYALYSSLISVFAFNFFFTEPYFSLKAYDKGYPTTFVMLFLVGLFTATLTRRLKQQSRESAKKAYRTEILLENSQKLRRCKSKQEVWTQVAGQAGKLLNLSLIIYPMEGSQMSDTPLLFPRKGMDMLHLKTCINRQELAVAQWVAANHHRAGACTHTLPDAKAMYLPIQDARDVKGVMGILLEERRPIQEFEYGLLIAMLNETGVKLQDTFLE, encoded by the coding sequence TTGACAGAGGAAAACAGACCTGATCCGGGGCTGCTGTTGAAAAAACTACAGTACGAGGAGAAGGAAAAAGAGAAACAGACAAAGGGAAAACTGAAAATTTTTCTTGGATATGCGGCAGGATCCGGTAAGACATACGCCATGCTGGAAGCTGCCCATGAGGCAAAAAAGCATCAGGTGGATGTAGTGGCAGGTTATATCGAACCGCACGCACGTCCGGATACACAGGCAATGGCAGAGGGGCTGGAAGAAATTCCGCCCCTTATGGTCGATTATAAAGGAATCCAGCTTCGTGAGTTTAATCTGGATGCGGCGCTGGAGCGAAAACCAAAGCTGATCCTGGTGGATGAGCTCGCCCATACCAATGTCCGAGGAAGCCGGAATGAAAAGCGCTATCAGGATGTACGGGAGCTGCTTCGTGCAGGGATCAATGTATATACCACGATGAATATCCAGCATCTGGAAAGCCTCAATGATCTGGTAGGGAATATTACGAATATAGAAGTAAAAGAGCGTGTTCCTGACAGTGTGTTTGATCAGGCAGATCAGGTAGAGGTGATAGATATTGAGCCGGAAGACCTGATCGAGCGTATGAAAGAAGGAAAGATCTACGGTCCGGTGCAGGCAGAACGGGCGCTGGAGAATTTTTTCCGAAGAGAAAAGCTGGTGGCACTGCGAGAAATTGCACTTCGAAGAAGTGCGGACCGGGTGAACCGGATTGCGGAGGAAGAGAGAAATATTCTGGGAAATACCGGCTATCATACCGGAGAACATATACTGGCATGTATTTCCGCTGCGCCATCCAGCGCCAAGGTGATCCGTACAGCAGCCAGACTTTCCTATGCTTTTCATGCCCAGTTTACGGCACTTTATGTGGAAACACCTGCCATGCAGGAAGCGGGAGAGAAGACGAAACAAACCTTAAAAAGCCATCTGGAACTGGCAAAGGCGCTGGGAGCAAAAATCGTAACGGTGTATGGTGAGGATGCAGCGTATCAGATTGCGGAATACGCGATCGTGAGCAATGTCTCTAAAGTGGTCATGGGAAGAACAAACCACAGGGGAATCTGGCGCAGGCCTAGGATCGAAGTGATGGAGAAGCTGACCCATATGGCGCCCAATATTGATGTCTATATTATTCCGGATATCCGGAAGGCAACGCATAAAAGAGAGGTGCAGATCCAAAGGCGCAGAAAAACGAGCTGGAAAAACGTGTTTCTGGATCTGGCTGAAATTACAGGAGTGATGGCAGTTGCAACACTTGCAGCTTACGTGCTGTGGCTTTTCAGACTGCCGGAATCCAACATTATCATGATTTATATTCTGGGGATTCTGCTGTCCTCTTATATTGCAAATAAGAAAATTTATGCGCTGTATTCTTCTTTGATCAGTGTGTTTGCATTTAATTTTTTCTTTACGGAACCATATTTCAGTCTGAAGGCATATGACAAAGGATATCCGACTACGTTTGTGATGTTGTTTCTGGTGGGATTGTTCACAGCGACACTGACAAGGAGACTGAAACAGCAGAGCAGAGAAAGTGCCAAAAAGGCATACCGGACGGAGATTCTGCTCGAGAACAGTCAGAAGCTTCGAAGATGTAAATCGAAACAGGAAGTGTGGACTCAGGTGGCCGGGCAGGCAGGAAAGCTTTTAAATCTGTCTCTGATCATTTATCCGATGGAAGGATCTCAGATGTCAGATACGCCGCTTTTGTTTCCAAGAAAAGGGATGGATATGCTGCATCTGAAAACCTGTATCAACCGGCAGGAGCTGGCAGTGGCACAGTGGGTGGCGGCGAATCATCATCGTGCGGGAGCATGTACGCACACACTGCCTGACGCCAAAGCCATGTATCTTCCGATCCAGGATGCAAGAGACGTCAAAGGTGTGATGGGAATCCTTCTGGAGGAAAGGCGGCCGATCCAGGAGTTTGAATACGGACTTTTAATCGCGATGCTCAATGAAACAGGAGTAAAGCTGCAGGATACATTTCTGGAATGA
- the kdpC gene encoding potassium-transporting ATPase subunit KdpC, which translates to MKAFGKTVGKTVVFCLVMMLMCSFVYPLALTGVSQLTMKAKADGSKVDKDGNLTTDTKEAVGSALIGQDFTEDCYFQGRVSAVNYNTYTEEQKESGEYAGVASGSYNYANSNPELKERMEKDLEQFLKEHPGVKAEDVPAELLTASGSGLDPHISPESAEVQIPTVAKNSGLSEEEVKKIVEENTEKKTLGVFGEERVNVLGCNLDIAAAMGK; encoded by the coding sequence ATGAAAGCATTTGGAAAAACAGTAGGAAAAACAGTTGTTTTCTGTCTTGTTATGATGCTGATGTGTTCATTTGTGTATCCGCTGGCATTGACAGGGGTCAGCCAGCTTACAATGAAGGCAAAGGCAGATGGAAGTAAAGTTGACAAAGATGGGAACCTCACAACAGATACCAAAGAGGCGGTAGGTTCTGCGCTGATCGGACAGGATTTTACAGAGGACTGTTATTTTCAGGGAAGAGTTTCCGCTGTAAATTACAATACTTATACAGAAGAGCAGAAAGAAAGCGGAGAATATGCAGGTGTTGCTTCCGGTTCTTATAACTACGCAAATTCCAATCCGGAATTAAAAGAGCGGATGGAGAAAGATCTGGAGCAGTTCTTAAAAGAGCATCCGGGAGTGAAAGCAGAGGATGTTCCGGCAGAGCTTCTGACAGCTTCCGGTTCCGGTCTGGATCCACATATCAGTCCGGAATCTGCAGAGGTTCAGATCCCGACAGTGGCAAAGAATTCCGGACTCTCTGAGGAGGAAGTAAAAAAGATCGTAGAAGAAAATACAGAAAAGAAAACACTGGGTGTATTTGGAGAAGAACGGGTAAATGTACTTGGATGTAATCTGGATATTGCAGCGGCAATGGGAAAATAG